The following nucleotide sequence is from Microbacterium imperiale.
GAGATCTTCCGACTGTGCGCCGCGCAGGGCTACGCCTACCAGGCCGCGGCTGACCGGCTCGGGGTCAGCCACGGCGCGGTCCGAAACCGTCTCTCCCGCATCCGCACGCACGTGCGGGCGGCCGTCGAACCGGAGGGGTCATGACCGATCTGCCGATCCTCGAAGAGCGTCGCATCGCGGAGATGGAGGACGCCCTCTTCACCGACATCGCGCGCGAGCGGACGGAGCGCTCGGAGCGGGATGCCGCGACCGCCGCCCGGCGCCGGCGGCGCCGCCGCACCGTGTGGGTGACCTCGAGCGCGGCCGCAGTGGTTCTCGTCGCCGCGTTCATCTTCGCGCCGCAGCTGACGACGTCGACCGGATCAGCGGAGTCCGCGGCGCCCGCGCCGGCTGACGGCGCCGGGACGAGCGAAGGGCTCGCGCCGTTCAGCCTGGACGAGGGCACGACGGGCGCGCCCATCCGCGAGGAAGGGGTCGAGGCTCCTGCCGAGCGCGAGGTCCTGACCACGGCATCCGCGACGGTGACGGTCGCCGACCCGCAGCGAGCGGCCGAGCGGATCACCGAGGCGGCGATCGCCGCGGGCGGCTACGTCGAGTCGCTCAGCGTCGGGGGCGGAACCGTGCCGCCGTTGCCGGATGCCGCAACCTGGCCGGCACCGTCAGCGTCCGCCTGGGTGTCGGTGCGGGTGCCCGCCGCGAACCTGGAGGGCGTCCTGGCGGGGCTCGCCGACGTCGGTGAGGTGGAGAGCTCGCAGGTCTCGCGCGACGACGTCACGACGCAGACGATCGATCTGCGCGCGCGTGTCGCCGCCGGGCAGGCGTCGGTCGACCGGCTGACAGATCTGTTGAGCCAAGCGGGATCGGTGGCCGATCTCATCGCCGCCGAGTCCGCGCTCGTGGAACGGCAGGCCGACCTCGAGTCGCTCCAGCAGCAGCTCGCCGCGCTGGAGTCTCAGGTCGCCTTCTCGTCGCTGAGCGTGCAGCTCGACGAACCGGCCGCAGCGGTCGATGCGGACCCCGCGGGGTTCGCCGACGGACTCGCCGCCGGGTGGAACGGCATCGTCGCGGCGTTCAACGCGGTCGTCGTCGGGCTGGGGTTCGCGCTCCCCTGGCTCGCTGTGCTCGCGGTCGCGGCGCTGTCGGTGCGACTCGCGCTCGCGGCGGTCCGCCGCCGACGGGCACGCCGTACGACCACCACCGACTGAGCGGTCGCAACCGCGGATATGCGAGACGCCCATCCGTTCGGATGGGCGTTTCGTCTGGTGACCCCAGCGGGATTCGAACCCGCGTTACCGCCGTGAGAGGGCGGCGTACTAGGCCGCTATACGATGGGGCCGTACTTTTCGTTTTCTCCGGGGCTCCGGAGGCAACCGTTAAAGTATGCCACGGCCTCGCGCATCGGGCAAAATCGAGGCCGGCATTGCTCTCTCGGGCGTGTCGGGCGTTGACTGAAAGCATGCACGTCACCAAGCACGAACACGCCTGTGTGCGCCTCGAGCGCGACGGGAAGACCCTGCTCATCGACCCCGGGATGTTCACCGAGCCGCTGGCGGATCTCCACGGTCTCGCAGCCGTCGTGATCACGCACGAGCACCCCGACCATTGGACCTCGCAGCACCTCGCGCGCATCCTCGAGGAGTTCCCCTCCGTGCCGATCTACGGCCCCGAGGGCGTCGTCCGCGCGGCGGCCGGCTTCGACATCCGCGAGGTGTCCCCCGGCGACGAGCTCGAGGCCGGCCCGTTCCGGCTGAAGTTCTTCGGCGGACGCCACGCGGTGATCCACGAGTCGATCCCGGTCATCGACAACGTCGGCGTGCTCGTCGACGACGAGTTCTACTATCCGGGCGACTCCTATGCCGTCCCGAAGGGCGCCGACGTGACGCTGCTCGCGGCGCCCGTGGGCGCACCGTGGCTCAAGATCGGCGACGCCATGAACTTCGTGCTGGCCGTCAAGCCGCGCCGCGTCTTCGCGACGCACGACATGACCCTCTCGCCCGCGGGCCTGGCGATGGGGCGCGAGCGACTGACGTGGGCGGCGGCGCAGAACGGCGGCGAGTTCGTCGCGCTCGACCCGGGCGACGCGACCGACCTCTGAGAGCGCCTCCGCTGAACGACGGATGCCGTGGACCCGAAGGTCCACGGCATCCGTGCGTGTGATCTGGCGTCAGGCCGCGTCGTGGTCGATCTCGAGGAAGGCGGCGAGCTCGTCGAGCGCCTTCTCGGCACCCTCGCCCTCAGCCTTGAGCGTGACGACGGAGCCCTTCGACGCACCGAGGCCCATGATGCTCAGGATGCTGCCGGCGTTGAGGTCGGGACCGCCCTCGACAGCGATGGTCACGGGCACGCCCTTCGACTGCACCTCCTGCACGAAGAGCTTCGCGGGGCGCGCGTGCAGGCCCGAGCTGCTGGCGATGGTGGCGGTGCGTTCTGCCATGGTGGTGTCTCCTCAGACGGTCG
It contains:
- a CDS encoding DUF4349 domain-containing protein, translating into MTDLPILEERRIAEMEDALFTDIARERTERSERDAATAARRRRRRRTVWVTSSAAAVVLVAAFIFAPQLTTSTGSAESAAPAPADGAGTSEGLAPFSLDEGTTGAPIREEGVEAPAEREVLTTASATVTVADPQRAAERITEAAIAAGGYVESLSVGGGTVPPLPDAATWPAPSASAWVSVRVPAANLEGVLAGLADVGEVESSQVSRDDVTTQTIDLRARVAAGQASVDRLTDLLSQAGSVADLIAAESALVERQADLESLQQQLAALESQVAFSSLSVQLDEPAAAVDADPAGFADGLAAGWNGIVAAFNAVVVGLGFALPWLAVLAVAALSVRLALAAVRRRRARRTTTTD
- a CDS encoding MBL fold metallo-hydrolase, which encodes MHVTKHEHACVRLERDGKTLLIDPGMFTEPLADLHGLAAVVITHEHPDHWTSQHLARILEEFPSVPIYGPEGVVRAAAGFDIREVSPGDELEAGPFRLKFFGGRHAVIHESIPVIDNVGVLVDDEFYYPGDSYAVPKGADVTLLAAPVGAPWLKIGDAMNFVLAVKPRRVFATHDMTLSPAGLAMGRERLTWAAAQNGGEFVALDPGDATDL
- a CDS encoding HPr family phosphocarrier protein yields the protein MAERTATIASSSGLHARPAKLFVQEVQSKGVPVTIAVEGGPDLNAGSILSIMGLGASKGSVVTLKAEGEGAEKALDELAAFLEIDHDAA